A genome region from Nicotiana tabacum cultivar K326 chromosome 13, ASM71507v2, whole genome shotgun sequence includes the following:
- the LOC107783888 gene encoding uncharacterized protein LOC107783888 isoform X1: MIFSNQCSCWISDFRMDEHNAIKRRCGSRPILGNITNQIGNKRPFSSILGNPSLKSVDKGREKLGGKFVLVDDGETAKRVCVAPPPPCNKISSSKVDVVSGISNIPNENQDPNLLHVGSSTAISKSTIGDSNENSSAIEVINDQDSIPEKISEATNDMDGLVTGVPVQALSGTEDHDAIHSCEINEDSEGTESDMDPDEQGFDNLVMSQSGSVDFARLPESQESRVKLDTCVVGTQTCEDNSGLNASIDSIKACSCSFCTKAANIWLDLHYQDIKGRISAIKKSQKDASILVDRSCRGKGIWKEGPEKNIEASNLESSLMGQWKSLFQHMEHIFQHEAEELEGSLVTLTDLRERCKADLDSFTGTPENC; this comes from the exons ATGATATTTTCAAATCAA TGTTCATGTTGGATTAGTGATTTCAGGATGGATGAACATAATGCTATCAAGAGGCGCTGCGGAAGTCGTCCTATTTTGGGAAATATAACAAATCAGATTGGAAACAAAAggccattttcttcaattttgggCAATCCAAGTCTAAAATCTGTAGATAAGGGAAGAGAAAAGCTAGGGGGAAAATTTGTTTTGGTAGATGATGGAGAGACCGCGAAACGTGTTTGTGTTGCTCCTCCTCCTCCTTGTAATAAGATTAGCTCATCAAAGGTAGATGTTGTATCAGGGATTTCAAACATACCAAATGAAAACCAGGATCCCAATTTGTTGCATGTTGGTTCATCTACTGCTATCTCCAAAAGTACAATCGGAGATAGCAATGAGAATAGCAGTGCTATTGAAGTTATCAATGACCAGGATAGTATTCCAGAGAAAATTTCTGAAGCTACCAATGATATGGATGGTTTGGTAACTGGTGTACCGGTACAAGCATTGTCCGGAACTGAAGACCATGATGCTATTCATAGTTGTGAAATTAACGAGGATAGTGAGGGTACCGAAAGTGACATGGATCCTGATGAACAAGGTTTTGATAATCTGGTTATGAGTCAGTCTGGCTCAGTAGACTTTGCAAGATTGCCAGAGTCACAGGAGTCGAGAGTTAAACTTGACACATGTGTAGTAGGAACACAGACTTGTGAGGATAATTCAGGTTTAAATGCTAGCATCGACTCCATTAAAGCTTGCTCCTGTAGCTTTTGCACCAAAG CTGCCAATATATGGTTAGACCTCCATTACCAAGATATCAAGGGTCGGATAAGTG CCATAAAGAAGAGCCAGAAAGATGCAAGCATTTTAGTTGACAGAAGTTGTAGGGGCAAAGGGATTTGGAAGGAGGGTCCGGAAAAAAATATTGAAGCCTCAAATCTTGAATCAAGTTTAATGGGTCAGTGGAAGTCACTCTTTCAACACATGGAGCATATTTTTCAACACGAAGCTGAAGAGCTA GAAGGTAGTTTAGTTACACTGACTGACCTCAGAGAGAGATGCAAGGCAGACCTGGATTCGTTCACTGGTACTCCAGAGAACTGCTAG
- the LOC107783888 gene encoding uncharacterized protein LOC107783888 isoform X2 — protein sequence MDEHNAIKRRCGSRPILGNITNQIGNKRPFSSILGNPSLKSVDKGREKLGGKFVLVDDGETAKRVCVAPPPPCNKISSSKVDVVSGISNIPNENQDPNLLHVGSSTAISKSTIGDSNENSSAIEVINDQDSIPEKISEATNDMDGLVTGVPVQALSGTEDHDAIHSCEINEDSEGTESDMDPDEQGFDNLVMSQSGSVDFARLPESQESRVKLDTCVVGTQTCEDNSGLNASIDSIKACSCSFCTKAANIWLDLHYQDIKGRISAIKKSQKDASILVDRSCRGKGIWKEGPEKNIEASNLESSLMGQWKSLFQHMEHIFQHEAEELEGSLVTLTDLRERCKADLDSFTGTPENC from the exons ATGGATGAACATAATGCTATCAAGAGGCGCTGCGGAAGTCGTCCTATTTTGGGAAATATAACAAATCAGATTGGAAACAAAAggccattttcttcaattttgggCAATCCAAGTCTAAAATCTGTAGATAAGGGAAGAGAAAAGCTAGGGGGAAAATTTGTTTTGGTAGATGATGGAGAGACCGCGAAACGTGTTTGTGTTGCTCCTCCTCCTCCTTGTAATAAGATTAGCTCATCAAAGGTAGATGTTGTATCAGGGATTTCAAACATACCAAATGAAAACCAGGATCCCAATTTGTTGCATGTTGGTTCATCTACTGCTATCTCCAAAAGTACAATCGGAGATAGCAATGAGAATAGCAGTGCTATTGAAGTTATCAATGACCAGGATAGTATTCCAGAGAAAATTTCTGAAGCTACCAATGATATGGATGGTTTGGTAACTGGTGTACCGGTACAAGCATTGTCCGGAACTGAAGACCATGATGCTATTCATAGTTGTGAAATTAACGAGGATAGTGAGGGTACCGAAAGTGACATGGATCCTGATGAACAAGGTTTTGATAATCTGGTTATGAGTCAGTCTGGCTCAGTAGACTTTGCAAGATTGCCAGAGTCACAGGAGTCGAGAGTTAAACTTGACACATGTGTAGTAGGAACACAGACTTGTGAGGATAATTCAGGTTTAAATGCTAGCATCGACTCCATTAAAGCTTGCTCCTGTAGCTTTTGCACCAAAG CTGCCAATATATGGTTAGACCTCCATTACCAAGATATCAAGGGTCGGATAAGTG CCATAAAGAAGAGCCAGAAAGATGCAAGCATTTTAGTTGACAGAAGTTGTAGGGGCAAAGGGATTTGGAAGGAGGGTCCGGAAAAAAATATTGAAGCCTCAAATCTTGAATCAAGTTTAATGGGTCAGTGGAAGTCACTCTTTCAACACATGGAGCATATTTTTCAACACGAAGCTGAAGAGCTA GAAGGTAGTTTAGTTACACTGACTGACCTCAGAGAGAGATGCAAGGCAGACCTGGATTCGTTCACTGGTACTCCAGAGAACTGCTAG